A window of Aurantibacillus circumpalustris genomic DNA:
TGAGTCATGTTTTTCATTCTCCCATAGTTTCTGCGAACACCGTAGCGACTGCCACCACGTTTTGTGCTTTGGTAACCTACCTCACCTCTTACTGAAAGCTCGAAAATATTTGACTTGAAATTAAGATTTCTATTTTTTCTTACAAGATTATCCGTCTTTGCGTCATTACCTGAAACGAGCAAATAATTAAATTTCCCTACAATATTTATTGATCTTTTTAGTTTATACCGAGCGCCAAAACCAAAAGCAGTTCTACTTTGACTAAAATTTAGATCGGCAGGACTATAATCTTTTCCGGTTCCTTTTTGACCACCTAAATCACCTAAAAAGTTAGAAGTTCCTATTGAAACAAAGACCTCTCTTTTATACTTTTTCCACTCATTTGGGCGCATAAAGCTTTGAGCTTCAGAAGAATAGAAGGAAATCAAAAGTAAAAAGAAAAGTGAAAATTTCTTCATCAATTAAAACGACGTGTACATCTACCAAAAGTAAGGGTTTATAGGCAGACTAAAAAATAAAATGACATTTTAATAAACATTAAATAGTTAATAATTAGCAAATTAGGAAAAGAACTGTTCACTAAAATTAACAAGAAAAATTTTTTCTGTAGCACGGGTAATTGCGGTATAAAGCCACCTAATAAAACCATGATCAATATTCTCTTCTTTTAAAAAACCTTGATCAATAAAAACAGCCGGCCATTGTCCGCCTTGAGATTTATGACAGGTAATGGCATAACTAAATTTCACTTGCAAAGCATTGTAATAATTACTGGTTTTGAGATACGACATTCGAACCCCTTTTATGGGTTCATTGCGAACGTCTTCTAAAACAGCTTCGTATAATTTCTGTTGGTCTTCATTAGATAAAGCTGGATTGTCTGTATACAAACTATCGGTTAAGAGTTTAACTTGTTGCTCAGGTAAATTTGGATAATCAACGAATGAAATAACACACTCACAAAAATTAAAACCATAAAGTTCTTCACGGTTAAGAATCCGCTTAATTTCTACCATATCGCCATTAGCAATAAAACCAGCTTCTCCATTATTTTCAGGCAACCAAAAATAATTGTTCTTTACAATCATTAATTTATCACCGGCACAAAGATCTTCTTCGTATAATTTTATGCGATTTCTAAAACTTTGATTAAAAAGATTCGCTCGTTTATTACTTCGGGTGATAATGATAACGCCATCTTCACCATAATTAGAAATAGTGGTGTTAAGAGTGTCTTCCAAGTCTTCTCCCGAAAGTCTTATAACATCAGACTTACAAACTAATTTTGGGAAAAGAAAATCTTCTGAGTCAATTGTATTTCTGAGATTTGTCGCATTTAAAAGAATTCCGCTTTCAAGTCTTTGTCTCGCTACTTCCTTTAATTCGTAAAAAAAGATGTTGAGGTAAAAAGCAGTTT
This region includes:
- a CDS encoding ATP-dependent DNA helicase, translating into MLKKDPIQDFKNLIPTYLPFSPNSDQTLAIEKITEFIFNRDERSVFVLKGYAGTGKTNLISAFTKALPTIKWRSVLLAPTGRAAKVLSSYSQRQAQTIHKKIFRKQLDSNGAVHFSLAENLHRNTLFIVDEASMIGADSGGGSLFNSLLENLFEYIYSGDNCKLILIGDTAQLPPVGSNESPALNREYLKTAFYLNIFFYELKEVARQRLESGILLNATNLRNTIDSEDFLFPKLVCKSDVIRLSGEDLEDTLNTTISNYGEDGVIIITRSNKRANLFNQSFRNRIKLYEEDLCAGDKLMIVKNNYFWLPENNGEAGFIANGDMVEIKRILNREELYGFNFCECVISFVDYPNLPEQQVKLLTDSLYTDNPALSNEDQQKLYEAVLEDVRNEPIKGVRMSYLKTSNYYNALQVKFSYAITCHKSQGGQWPAVFIDQGFLKEENIDHGFIRWLYTAITRATEKIFLVNFSEQFFS